The genomic interval CTATAGAGAGACTGAATACACACTAGCGGTAAATAGCTTATTCAAATGAAACTATTTAATGAGAAATCTCGTATTTCTGATAGACTTTATTAATAGCTGTGAATTTAGAAACTCTTTAAAAGGAGCACATAAAATGACAAAAAAAGTGAATAGAACCGAAGAAGAATGGAAAGAGATGCTCACTGACGAGCAGCACTATGTAACAAGGAAAAAAGGAACAGAGAGACCCTTTACAGGAAAGTACCACGATCACAAGGAAGACGGAGTTTACAAATGCATAGGCTGCGGTGTGGAGCTCTTTATGTCTCAGACCAAATTTGATTCCGGAACAGGTTGGCCTAGTTTCTGGGAGCCTGCTAGTCTAGACCATGTTACAACTGAGGCTGACACAAGCCTTGGAATGATGAGGACTGAAGTCATTTGCAGCAAATGTGATGCACATCTTGGACATGTGTTCCCGGACGGTCCTAATCCTACAGGGCTTAGATACTGTATTAACTCATGCGCACTTGAGTTTGAAAAAAAACAATCAGATGAAGAAAGCGAATAGTTCGGATCAAATTCAAATTATGTTCATCTAATATGTTTACAATTGCATTCTACACTTCAAGTTACGAGAGGAAGATAAAATGGATCTAGATGCTTTTATGGAAGACATTATCGCCAAAAACCCAGGCGAAAATGAATTTCACCAAGCGGTAAAAGAGATCGCTCTAAAACTGGTTCCCTTCATCAACGAAAACCCAAAATACGAAGAGGCCAAAATTCTAGAGCGAATGGTTGAGCCTGATAGAACAATAATCTTCAGAGTGCTATGGGAAGATGACGAGGGGCGTCCACATGTGAACAAAGGCTACAGAGTGCAGTACAATGGCGCGATCGGTCCTTACAAGGGCGGACTCAGGTTTCACCCCACGGTTAACTTAAGCGTTCTAAAATTTCTTGGATTCGAGCAGATTTTCAAAAACAGCCTGACAACGCTTCCTATGGGGGGCGGTAAAGGCGGCTCTAATTTTGACCCCAAAGGTAAATCGGATAGTGAAGTGATGAGATTCTGCCAGGCATTTATGACTGAACTCTCAAAGCATATTGGCGAAGATATTGACGTTCCAGCTGGTGATATAGGGGTAGGGGCAAGAGAGATAGGGTATATGTATGGGCAGTACAGAAAGCTACATACTGAATTTACCGGTACACTTACAGGTAAGGGTATTGATTATGGAGGAAGCCAGCTAAGAACTGAGGCCACGGGTTATGGATGCGTCTACTTTGCTTCTGACATGGTAGAAGCTGCTGATCAAACATTAGAAGGAAAACGCAGCATTATTTCAGGATCAGGAAACGTTTCTATTTATACAGCAGAAAAGCTTTTGGAAGAAGGAGCTAAGGTGATCAC from Thermodesulfobacteriota bacterium carries:
- the msrB gene encoding peptide-methionine (R)-S-oxide reductase MsrB; amino-acid sequence: MTKKVNRTEEEWKEMLTDEQHYVTRKKGTERPFTGKYHDHKEDGVYKCIGCGVELFMSQTKFDSGTGWPSFWEPASLDHVTTEADTSLGMMRTEVICSKCDAHLGHVFPDGPNPTGLRYCINSCALEFEKKQSDEESE
- the gdhA gene encoding NADP-specific glutamate dehydrogenase gives rise to the protein MDLDAFMEDIIAKNPGENEFHQAVKEIALKLVPFINENPKYEEAKILERMVEPDRTIIFRVLWEDDEGRPHVNKGYRVQYNGAIGPYKGGLRFHPTVNLSVLKFLGFEQIFKNSLTTLPMGGGKGGSNFDPKGKSDSEVMRFCQAFMTELSKHIGEDIDVPAGDIGVGAREIGYMYGQYRKLHTEFTGTLTGKGIDYGGSQLRTEATGYGCVYFASDMVEAADQTLEGKRSIISGSGNVSIYTAEKLLEEGAKVITFSDSSGFIYDPDGVNEEKLAFVKDLKEVRRGRISEYAEEFGCEFHAGETPWSVECDLAFPCATQNEIDEKDAKLLVKNGCKVVCEGANMPTTIEA